AATGCTCACAAACACTCCTCAAAAGATATCAGCCGGATCAGCAGACTGGAGTTTTCGTAGTGCGACTCCACCCGAAGCCGTACACATCGCGATCGTTAATAGTAAAACCAGCGTGGCACGTCCCCACGTCATGTCAATTGGTAGCAGGGTTGCAGAAGCCGCAATCACGTAAAACCCAGTAGACAGTAAAAATCCAGGGATAAATCCTAGTACCGCTAGAATGAGCGACTCTTGAATCAGAATTCCGACCAAATAGCGATCGCTGTATCCCATTGCTTTCAGCGTGGCGTACTCAGACAAGTGATCCGAAACATCAGAGTAAAGAATCTGGTAAACAATCACAATGCCCACAATGAACCCGATCACCGTTCCGAATCCAAAGATAAATCCGGTCGGCGTACTTGATGACCAATACTGTTTTTCGCGGTCTCCAAACTCTTTGCGCGTCAGCACCAGAACATCTTGCGGCAAATAAGCCCGAATCGCCGCTTGAACTTGCTCAAGGTTTGCACCCGGTTTTAGTCGGATCACACCGACATCGTACTGATCGGCTTGGCGCTCAGGAAACAACCGGAGAAACGTCGAGTCGCTGGTAATCATCGTGCCGTCTGAGCCAAATGAAACCCCCAACGTAAACAGTCCTGCAACCCAAAGCTGCTTGTCGTTAACTTGGGTTGAAACAAGTCCTCCAGGCTGATAG
This sequence is a window from Leptolyngbya sp. NIES-2104. Protein-coding genes within it:
- the devC gene encoding ABC transporter permease DevC; the encoded protein is MMLSKLSKLLRKTPLAWLQVKREKNRLAVALAGIAFADLLMFVQMGLNETLYNSAAMTQDSLHGDLFVINPISEALNSLKPFPRERLYQAASFEQVQSISGLYFGRATWRNLQNPQQERTALTIGVNPTENVFQLPEIANQIEAIKPLDRVLFDRASRAEFGDINAVYQPGGLVSTQVNDKQLWVAGLFTLGVSFGSDGTMITSDSTFLRLFPERQADQYDVGVIRLKPGANLEQVQAAIRAYLPQDVLVLTRKEFGDREKQYWSSSTPTGFIFGFGTVIGFIVGIVIVYQILYSDVSDHLSEYATLKAMGYSDRYLVGILIQESLILAVLGFIPGFLLSTGFYVIAASATLLPIDMTWGRATLVLLLTIAMCTASGGVALRKLQSADPADIF